From the genome of Sphingobacterium kitahiroshimense, one region includes:
- the rsgA gene encoding ribosome small subunit-dependent GTPase A: MRGLVTKSTGSWYQVLGEDEQRYDCRIKGKFRTKGIKSTNPVAVGDWVHFEVEPDLESAVINELEPRRNYIIRKSVNLSKQTQIIGANLDQAFLVVTLASPPTSLGFIDRFLVTTEAYGIPAVLIFNKLDLFSDEGLAILQDYKSIYERIGYPCYEVSALNGVNIDQLKEVLKDKTTLISGHSGVGKSTLLNSIVPEYAVKTGDISDWSDKGKHTTTFAEMYDLPFGGKLIDTPGIRELGIVDIEKQELSHFFPEMRALMNQCRFDNCRHVNEPGCVVIEAVEEGEIESSRYDSYLSIYHNENNRM; this comes from the coding sequence ATGAGAGGATTAGTAACCAAATCTACGGGTAGTTGGTATCAGGTGCTGGGTGAGGATGAACAACGTTATGACTGTCGTATAAAAGGGAAATTTCGTACCAAAGGTATTAAAAGTACTAACCCTGTTGCTGTTGGAGATTGGGTACATTTTGAAGTAGAACCGGATCTTGAAAGTGCTGTTATCAATGAATTGGAACCTAGACGTAACTATATTATCCGTAAATCTGTCAACCTTTCGAAGCAAACACAGATTATTGGTGCGAATCTGGATCAAGCCTTTTTAGTTGTAACATTGGCTTCTCCTCCTACTTCTCTTGGTTTTATCGATCGTTTCTTAGTTACTACAGAAGCATATGGTATACCTGCTGTTTTGATTTTCAATAAGCTGGATTTGTTCAGTGATGAGGGACTAGCTATTTTACAGGACTATAAGAGTATCTATGAGCGAATCGGTTATCCATGTTACGAAGTTTCAGCTTTGAACGGCGTGAATATAGATCAATTAAAGGAAGTGCTTAAAGATAAAACCACTTTAATTTCTGGACATTCGGGAGTAGGAAAATCTACATTACTGAATTCAATTGTTCCAGAATACGCCGTTAAGACAGGTGATATTTCAGACTGGTCTGATAAAGGAAAGCATACCACAACTTTTGCAGAGATGTATGACCTTCCTTTTGGTGGAAAATTAATCGATACTCCTGGGATACGTGAGTTAGGAATTGTCGATATCGAAAAGCAGGAATTATCACATTTCTTTCCAGAAATGCGAGCGCTAATGAACCAATGTCGATTTGACAATTGTCGACATGTGAATGAACCAGGTTGTGTCGTTATAGAAGCTGTAGAAGAGGGAGAAATCGAATCCTCTCGTTATGATAGTTATTTAAGTATCTACCATAACGAGAACAATCGGATGTAA
- a CDS encoding TrkH family potassium uptake protein, with protein MFYVSMICAFAVIFNVGYVRDPNLANLLDHIINAMFYVLFIMTGLRTASSIFALKRIEVEHYSGLVILSYFALIIIARFASVPAVDLFGKDQWIYLGIYLVFIAELSKSTLFFDNFYFNPTILFVISFFALILIGTVLLMLPRTTIEAPLSFIDALFMATSAVCITGLSVTDISTNFSLFGQTIILVLIQIGGLGIMTFTGFFGYFFSGGFSFKNQLMFGEILGENKVGSVVKTLLTIIFITLLFELLGALLIFSTLDATLFPSLGNQVFFAIFHSVSSFCNAGFSILTDGITNDGYKFNYNFQLALSVLFILGGLGFGIVLNIYSYVKDSCIYWYHRLVTKKNYKHKAWNFSFNSKLVLACNAVVVVLATIFFFLLERNKTLSLEQGQMGEWITSFFMANASRSAGFNSVDLSFVSMPTVLLIILLMWVGASPGSTGGGVKVTTIAVSIMNIIALARGKEHIELFKRRIAGESVHKAFAIILLSLFTIGVSFMLLVFSDPDKSFKALLFEAVSAYTTCGLSLGITPSLSVAGKFIVMMTMFVGRVGTLTLLVAFIKNITRRNYTFPEEKILY; from the coding sequence ATGTTTTATGTCAGCATGATCTGTGCTTTTGCCGTTATTTTCAATGTGGGCTATGTAAGAGATCCAAATCTTGCAAACCTCCTCGATCATATCATTAATGCAATGTTCTATGTTTTGTTCATCATGACAGGACTTCGTACAGCTTCTTCTATTTTTGCGTTGAAAAGAATTGAAGTAGAACATTATTCAGGGCTGGTGATCCTAAGCTATTTTGCTTTAATCATAATAGCGCGATTTGCAAGTGTTCCCGCAGTTGATCTTTTCGGTAAAGATCAGTGGATCTATCTAGGTATTTATCTGGTGTTTATTGCAGAGCTTTCCAAGAGTACCTTGTTTTTTGATAACTTCTATTTTAATCCCACTATTTTATTTGTTATCAGTTTTTTTGCATTGATTCTTATCGGTACTGTTTTGTTGATGTTGCCCCGAACAACAATAGAAGCCCCTTTGAGTTTTATTGATGCACTATTTATGGCGACAAGTGCTGTATGTATTACGGGACTATCGGTGACAGATATTTCAACTAACTTTTCTCTCTTTGGACAAACAATTATTCTGGTGTTGATCCAGATTGGTGGATTGGGAATTATGACTTTTACCGGTTTTTTCGGATACTTCTTTTCAGGTGGTTTTTCGTTCAAGAATCAATTGATGTTTGGCGAAATTCTTGGTGAAAATAAAGTGGGATCGGTGGTTAAAACACTTCTCACGATAATTTTTATTACATTATTATTTGAACTTCTCGGTGCTTTATTAATCTTTAGCACGCTAGATGCAACTCTTTTTCCTTCTCTGGGAAATCAGGTGTTTTTCGCTATTTTTCATTCTGTATCTTCTTTTTGTAATGCTGGTTTTTCGATCCTAACGGATGGAATCACCAATGATGGCTATAAATTTAATTACAACTTCCAATTGGCTTTGTCTGTATTATTTATACTAGGTGGATTGGGTTTTGGGATCGTATTGAATATTTATTCCTATGTAAAAGATTCTTGTATTTACTGGTATCATCGGTTGGTGACGAAGAAGAATTATAAGCATAAAGCTTGGAACTTCAGTTTTAATTCAAAATTAGTGCTGGCGTGTAATGCGGTTGTCGTTGTGTTGGCAACAATATTCTTTTTTCTGTTAGAGCGGAACAAGACTCTTTCTTTGGAACAGGGGCAGATGGGCGAGTGGATAACCTCATTTTTTATGGCCAATGCTTCGCGTTCGGCTGGATTTAATAGTGTTGATCTCTCATTTGTATCCATGCCCACAGTCTTGTTAATTATCCTACTCATGTGGGTAGGAGCATCTCCTGGTTCCACTGGTGGTGGTGTTAAAGTTACGACCATTGCGGTGTCTATAATGAATATCATTGCTTTGGCAAGAGGAAAAGAGCATATTGAACTTTTTAAAAGACGGATCGCAGGCGAATCTGTACATAAAGCATTTGCCATTATTCTATTGTCGCTATTTACGATCGGTGTGAGTTTTATGCTGCTGGTTTTTTCAGATCCTGATAAGAGTTTTAAAGCATTGTTATTTGAGGCAGTATCTGCCTATACGACCTGTGGGCTGAGCTTGGGAATTACACCATCTTTGAGTGTTGCAGGTAAATTTATTGTAATGATGACGATGTTTGTCGGTCGTGTCGGTACATTGACATTATTGGTGGCTTTTATTAAAAATATAACACGAAGAAATTACACTTTTCCAGAGGAAAAGATACTCTATTAA
- a CDS encoding potassium channel family protein, translating to MKYIVLGLGHFGRSLAVHLTELGHEVIGADKSLIIVEQLKDKVTHTVCLDTTDREAVSSLPLKDCHAVIIAIGEDEGASLLTVALMKQLKVKRIIGRIVSDLQKTVLEAMEIAEYIMPEEEAAERLAMRLDNIDIVDSFKVSEKYSIIETKVPSKYVGMTLREANLTNLFKVIVMTTLKITEVKDSIKKKEIKEASGIATSETLLEEGDILVLFGELSNINKLIQKGE from the coding sequence ATGAAATATATCGTTTTAGGACTAGGGCATTTTGGACGATCACTTGCAGTTCATTTGACAGAATTGGGGCATGAGGTGATCGGGGCGGATAAAAGTCTGATTATTGTTGAGCAATTAAAAGATAAAGTAACACATACGGTCTGTCTGGATACAACAGACCGGGAGGCAGTATCATCTTTACCGCTTAAGGACTGCCATGCCGTTATTATTGCTATTGGAGAGGATGAAGGAGCTTCATTGCTAACAGTAGCTTTAATGAAACAATTAAAAGTAAAGCGAATCATAGGAAGAATTGTTTCGGACCTTCAGAAAACAGTGCTTGAAGCAATGGAAATCGCCGAATACATTATGCCAGAGGAAGAGGCTGCAGAAAGGCTAGCGATGCGTTTGGACAATATTGATATTGTAGATTCATTCAAAGTATCTGAAAAATACAGTATTATTGAGACAAAAGTTCCATCAAAATATGTTGGAATGACCCTTCGTGAAGCTAACCTAACTAATCTTTTTAAAGTGATCGTCATGACAACACTCAAGATAACCGAGGTAAAAGATAGCATCAAAAAGAAAGAAATTAAGGAGGCTTCGGGTATAGCGACTTCGGAAACATTATTGGAAGAAGGGGATATATTGGTTCTTTTTGGTGAATTGTCGAATATTAATAAGCTTATCCAAAAAGGGGAATAG
- a CDS encoding YfhO family protein: MKNWFKENSAHLIVIAIFVALVFFYFTPVWQGQTLAQSDVVQAQAAQKEMFDYKAQDGKAPLWTNSMFGGMPTYQIWSASENNIGTYILAAVKTVFPQPIDIVLFYLLGGYFLLSVLRVRPWLAALGAVAIAFTSYNFIYIEAGHVTKAYAIAFIPAVIGAVIMCFRGSRVWGPVLLALFMALEIRVNHLQMTYYMLIALMVYVIFALVYAIRDKKIKEFFIASGLQLAAVIVAILVNASILIPTYEYSKLSTRGHANITKVDASKEKGLDKQYAYEWSQGVGETLTFLIPNAYGGGNSGILDEKSNVAKFLQSTFGAQGMSTVQAGEFASRMPVYWGDKPFTSGPWYFGAGVLFLFILGLFIVNNRLKWWILTTTVLILLLSFGKNFTLVSDIFFDYFPMYNKFRAVESILVIAAILIPLMAVLTLNELITKADKIEKLDKKVLYTFIGLGAICLLVAFVPDLFLSFKKKEDVQLLEQLTSQVGDQAVANQWLNNLIKDRSAVASADAYRSFAIVLITFLAVWFFIKKKLSANVLIIGLAVVFLFDLWSVDKRFLNDKSFVEKRMVTGQAFQEREVDQLIRMDKDLSYRVIDLTTNPFSDARASYYHKSLGGYHAAKLMRFQEILENQFNGAINEDVLDMFNVRYVITGDEQKGQRIQRRSSAAGNAWFVDQVTFVKDNAQEMQAIGSFTPSKEAFVSEEFKDKFDGKRLGLPVNASIKLTSYHPDKMVYEYSTPTDAFAVFSEVYYEKGWKAFVDGKEVPIIRADYILRALQLPGGNHKVEFIFDPASHKLGNILTLIASIILGLGIAVAIYFSIKKNKKATI; this comes from the coding sequence ATGAAAAATTGGTTTAAGGAAAATTCAGCACATCTTATCGTGATAGCGATTTTTGTAGCGCTTGTATTCTTTTATTTTACTCCAGTGTGGCAAGGGCAGACTTTGGCACAAAGTGATGTTGTGCAGGCTCAAGCTGCACAGAAGGAAATGTTCGATTATAAAGCTCAAGATGGAAAAGCTCCGTTGTGGACAAATTCAATGTTTGGTGGCATGCCCACTTATCAAATCTGGTCTGCAAGTGAAAATAATATTGGAACCTATATCTTAGCGGCGGTCAAAACCGTTTTTCCACAACCCATTGATATCGTTTTATTTTATTTATTGGGAGGGTATTTCTTATTGAGTGTATTACGTGTTCGACCATGGCTAGCCGCATTAGGCGCCGTTGCTATTGCGTTTACATCTTATAATTTTATTTATATCGAAGCTGGACACGTCACAAAAGCGTATGCTATTGCTTTTATTCCTGCTGTCATAGGAGCGGTGATCATGTGCTTTAGAGGGAGCAGAGTTTGGGGCCCAGTTCTGTTGGCCTTATTTATGGCTCTTGAGATCCGTGTCAACCATTTACAAATGACTTATTATATGCTTATCGCATTGATGGTTTATGTAATCTTTGCCTTGGTATACGCCATTCGTGATAAAAAGATCAAGGAGTTTTTTATTGCTTCGGGTTTACAGTTGGCTGCAGTAATTGTCGCTATTTTAGTGAATGCTTCGATTTTAATTCCGACTTATGAGTACAGTAAATTAAGTACACGCGGTCACGCCAATATTACTAAAGTGGATGCCTCGAAAGAAAAGGGATTAGATAAACAATATGCTTACGAATGGAGCCAAGGTGTAGGAGAAACATTGACATTTTTGATTCCGAATGCGTATGGAGGAGGAAATAGTGGTATTTTGGATGAAAAGTCTAATGTCGCAAAGTTTTTGCAGTCTACTTTTGGAGCACAGGGAATGAGCACTGTTCAGGCAGGTGAATTCGCAAGTAGAATGCCGGTTTATTGGGGAGACAAACCATTTACTTCTGGTCCATGGTATTTTGGAGCTGGTGTATTGTTTCTTTTCATTTTAGGTCTATTTATTGTCAACAATAGACTAAAATGGTGGATTCTTACAACAACTGTCCTAATTTTATTGCTGTCGTTCGGAAAGAATTTTACATTGGTTTCAGACATATTCTTTGACTACTTCCCGATGTACAATAAGTTCAGAGCGGTCGAGTCGATATTGGTGATCGCGGCAATTTTGATTCCATTGATGGCGGTGTTAACGTTGAATGAGTTGATCACAAAGGCAGATAAAATTGAGAAATTAGATAAGAAAGTACTGTATACTTTTATCGGATTAGGTGCTATTTGTTTACTTGTTGCTTTTGTACCAGATCTATTTTTAAGTTTTAAAAAGAAAGAGGATGTGCAATTGCTGGAGCAACTGACAAGCCAGGTCGGTGATCAGGCAGTTGCAAATCAGTGGTTAAACAATTTAATAAAAGATCGTTCGGCAGTGGCGAGTGCAGATGCGTATCGTTCTTTTGCCATCGTTTTGATTACCTTTTTAGCAGTATGGTTTTTTATTAAGAAGAAGCTTTCTGCAAATGTTTTGATTATTGGATTGGCGGTTGTTTTTCTGTTTGATCTCTGGAGTGTCGATAAGCGCTTTTTAAATGACAAATCATTTGTAGAGAAACGCATGGTAACAGGTCAGGCTTTTCAAGAGCGGGAGGTCGATCAATTGATTCGTATGGACAAGGATTTGAGTTACCGTGTCATTGATTTAACCACAAATCCATTTTCAGATGCCCGTGCGTCATATTATCATAAATCTTTAGGTGGTTACCATGCTGCGAAATTGATGCGGTTTCAGGAGATTTTGGAGAACCAATTTAATGGAGCTATAAACGAAGACGTGTTGGATATGTTTAATGTCCGTTATGTCATTACAGGAGATGAACAAAAGGGGCAACGGATACAACGTAGAAGTTCTGCTGCTGGAAATGCCTGGTTTGTTGATCAAGTAACATTTGTTAAAGACAATGCGCAGGAGATGCAGGCGATTGGTAGTTTCACTCCTTCAAAAGAGGCTTTTGTTAGTGAAGAATTTAAAGATAAATTTGACGGTAAACGTTTAGGTTTGCCCGTTAATGCATCGATAAAGCTGACTTCTTACCATCCTGATAAAATGGTTTATGAATATTCTACTCCTACAGATGCATTTGCTGTATTCTCTGAGGTATATTATGAAAAAGGCTGGAAGGCTTTTGTTGACGGTAAAGAGGTGCCAATTATACGTGCTGACTATATTCTGAGAGCATTACAATTACCAGGTGGGAATCATAAGGTCGAGTTTATTTTCGATCCGGCATCTCATAAGCTCGGTAATATATTGACATTAATTGCGTCCATAATTTTAGGATTAGGGATTGCTGTTGCAATTTACTTCTCAATCAAAAAGAATAAAAAAGCAACAATCTAG
- a CDS encoding ribonuclease HII gives MLLSYFQDEFIEAGCDEAGRGCLAGPVFAAAVIFPKDYHHEVLNDSKQLSAKKRMQLRSIIEQEALAYAVASVSAEEIDRINIHNASYVAMHRALDQLKLKAEYILVDGNKFIPYQEIPHNCIVKGDGKYLSIAAASILAKTYRDDYMDNIAKDYPEYDWLNNKGYPTVKHRSAVLARGITPHHRKTFRITDPQLKLF, from the coding sequence ATGCTATTATCATATTTTCAAGATGAGTTTATAGAGGCGGGTTGTGATGAGGCTGGGAGAGGTTGTTTGGCGGGGCCAGTTTTTGCTGCTGCAGTGATTTTCCCAAAAGACTACCATCATGAAGTATTAAATGACTCCAAGCAGCTTAGTGCAAAAAAAAGAATGCAATTGCGCAGTATTATAGAGCAGGAGGCTTTAGCATATGCAGTAGCTAGCGTTTCCGCAGAAGAGATTGATCGGATAAATATTCATAATGCCTCTTATGTCGCCATGCATCGAGCTCTGGATCAATTAAAATTAAAAGCCGAGTACATTTTAGTCGATGGTAATAAATTTATTCCCTATCAGGAAATCCCCCATAATTGTATTGTTAAAGGTGACGGAAAATATTTATCTATTGCGGCAGCATCCATCTTAGCTAAAACGTACCGTGATGATTATATGGACAATATTGCAAAAGATTATCCTGAGTATGATTGGCTAAACAATAAGGGCTACCCTACAGTCAAGCACAGAAGTGCAGTACTTGCCAGAGGAATAACACCACATCATAGAAAAACCTTTAGAATAACTGATCCACAGCTCAAGTTATTCTAA
- a CDS encoding outer membrane beta-barrel protein, translated as MMRITFLLFCSMLLSWVAQGQTKSVQGMLKDDKIRVVAGASVKLISDQDSLVTSSSIAGIFIFNNVKASKFKISVSNLGFERFEQEFTYPEGESKYIIPSFTLKPASELLEEVVIDGVPTIVVKGDTLEYTMKDLKLRDGSVAEDALKKLQGVEVDKDGNVTAQGESVKRVRINGKDFFGGDVKTATQNLPANIIEKMQIVDDYGDMANITGNKNGDSEKVLNIQIDPKYNKGQMATLRAGYGTEDRYQATGMWMGMREGEQISILGNLNNTNAPLFDFNTTGGGARRQQGGGGRRGGGMFGGSDGLTKLGSIGLNARKDFSDKLTVYGSYSYSHSDNTTLSEQFQEITLRGITQNDSIKSNSNNIGASHRFEANLEWKPSTKDYIKITPQFGFDDGDANTVTNSITFRNEEFNNSQDQSIFSNSTAPRYGISGLYNRKLNENGRNIFMNMNYNNAKTDKDQNAILQRLLEDPNNADASLNSIYEKTIQEAKNKSWNAGGSLNYTEPLSKNGKLEFTYDFNKNKYDNSNQQQGYDKDENEILNDPKLNFDYNYDYSFTTHRVGANYLYSGEKVTYSIGAAAQPSQLRGSALSSDLSVPIHRNNLNWMPIARFEYKFSRQSNISLNYSGSTTEPSVTQILPFDMSTNRTSIVMGNANLNPEFNHQMNIRFRKNDFQKGNNFFAFVNANLAENKIVSLNKSYLGRLKNSNTGGVDTTLISETRYLNESNDHPFGISSFYHYGKSLKEKTYNIMLMGGVSYNKRIGYSSTDSLDNIGLKNVSRNIVFNQGLMLRYNPSENLEINPGVRYQYNHTENSLTNRTTNISSWTPTLIGSVNITPTTIFGADLSKQFNQGYGDGINANPFIINTYVEQKFLKGQRGTVRLQAFDLLNEQTNVSRTVSESMVVDSRTNRLGRYFMLLFTYKFQKFALGSPTGDGGGHGGMRPPRM; from the coding sequence ATGATGAGGATTACTTTCCTTTTATTTTGCAGTATGTTATTGAGCTGGGTTGCTCAAGGACAGACGAAATCCGTTCAAGGGATGTTGAAAGATGACAAGATTCGTGTTGTCGCTGGAGCTTCAGTAAAATTGATTTCAGATCAAGATTCCCTAGTAACCAGTTCTTCGATTGCCGGTATATTTATTTTTAATAATGTAAAGGCGAGTAAGTTTAAAATTTCTGTTTCAAACTTAGGTTTTGAAAGATTTGAGCAAGAGTTTACCTATCCGGAAGGAGAAAGTAAATACATTATTCCAAGCTTTACATTAAAGCCGGCCTCAGAATTATTGGAAGAAGTGGTTATTGATGGTGTGCCGACTATTGTTGTTAAAGGTGATACATTGGAATATACCATGAAGGATCTAAAATTACGAGATGGATCTGTGGCCGAAGATGCGTTGAAGAAATTACAGGGAGTTGAGGTGGATAAAGACGGTAATGTAACTGCTCAAGGTGAATCCGTGAAACGTGTACGCATTAACGGTAAAGATTTCTTTGGTGGGGATGTCAAAACTGCAACACAGAATCTTCCTGCCAATATCATTGAGAAGATGCAGATTGTTGATGACTATGGAGATATGGCCAATATAACAGGCAACAAAAATGGTGATTCGGAGAAAGTTTTGAATATCCAGATTGATCCCAAATATAATAAAGGGCAAATGGCAACTTTACGTGCTGGTTACGGTACAGAAGACCGTTATCAAGCTACCGGTATGTGGATGGGTATGAGAGAAGGAGAGCAGATTTCTATTTTAGGAAATCTTAATAATACAAATGCACCATTATTTGATTTTAATACTACCGGTGGGGGAGCTCGCCGTCAACAAGGTGGTGGAGGTCGTCGAGGTGGCGGTATGTTTGGTGGATCAGATGGTTTGACAAAATTGGGCTCAATTGGTTTGAATGCAAGGAAAGATTTTTCGGATAAGCTGACTGTTTATGGAAGCTATAGCTACAGTCATAGTGATAATACTACTTTGTCCGAGCAATTTCAAGAGATTACCTTGAGAGGTATCACGCAAAATGATAGTATAAAGTCAAACTCAAATAATATTGGTGCCAGTCATCGTTTCGAGGCCAATCTGGAATGGAAACCATCGACAAAGGATTATATTAAAATAACACCTCAGTTTGGATTTGATGATGGTGATGCGAATACAGTAACAAATTCGATTACTTTTAGAAATGAGGAATTTAATAATTCGCAAGATCAAAGTATTTTTTCAAATTCAACGGCCCCGCGTTATGGTATAAGTGGTTTATATAATCGTAAGTTGAATGAAAATGGCCGTAATATTTTCATGAATATGAATTATAATAACGCCAAAACAGATAAGGATCAAAATGCAATATTACAACGATTATTGGAAGATCCTAATAATGCTGATGCCTCTTTAAATTCAATCTACGAGAAAACTATCCAAGAAGCAAAAAATAAGAGTTGGAATGCGGGAGGTTCATTGAACTACACAGAACCTTTGTCAAAGAACGGTAAATTAGAATTTACATATGACTTCAATAAGAATAAATATGATAATTCAAACCAACAACAGGGTTATGATAAAGATGAAAATGAGATTCTTAACGATCCTAAATTGAACTTTGATTATAATTATGACTACTCGTTCACAACGCATAGAGTTGGAGCTAATTATTTGTATAGTGGAGAAAAAGTAACTTATTCCATTGGTGCGGCCGCGCAACCGTCTCAATTAAGAGGTAGTGCCTTGAGTTCAGATTTATCTGTACCTATTCATCGTAATAACTTGAATTGGATGCCAATTGCACGGTTTGAATACAAATTTTCGCGCCAATCTAATATTTCCCTAAATTATAGTGGATCAACAACTGAGCCATCAGTAACACAGATTCTTCCGTTTGATATGAGTACCAACCGTACCAGTATTGTTATGGGTAATGCGAATCTAAATCCCGAGTTTAATCATCAAATGAATATTAGATTTCGTAAAAATGATTTTCAGAAGGGAAATAATTTCTTTGCTTTTGTAAATGCAAATTTAGCAGAAAATAAAATTGTAAGTTTAAATAAATCATATTTGGGCCGTTTAAAGAATAGTAATACAGGAGGAGTCGATACTACTTTAATTTCTGAGACGCGCTATCTCAATGAATCAAATGATCATCCATTTGGAATTAGTTCCTTCTATCATTATGGTAAATCTTTGAAAGAAAAGACGTATAACATCATGTTGATGGGAGGTGTTTCTTATAACAAAAGAATAGGCTATTCATCAACAGATAGTCTTGATAATATTGGTTTGAAAAATGTGTCTAGAAATATTGTATTCAATCAAGGATTAATGTTGCGATATAATCCTTCAGAGAATCTGGAGATTAATCCTGGAGTTAGGTATCAATATAATCATACTGAAAATTCATTAACAAATAGAACCACTAATATTTCATCTTGGACACCAACCTTAATTGGTTCTGTAAATATTACCCCTACCACAATTTTCGGGGCGGATTTGTCAAAACAATTCAATCAGGGTTATGGGGATGGTATAAATGCTAATCCATTTATCATCAATACTTATGTGGAACAAAAGTTTTTAAAAGGTCAGCGTGGAACAGTGCGCTTACAGGCATTTGACCTCTTAAATGAGCAAACAAATGTTTCCAGAACAGTTAGTGAATCTATGGTTGTCGATAGTCGTACTAATAGATTGGGACGTTACTTTATGCTATTATTCACATATAAATTTCAAAAATTTGCATTAGGCTCTCCGACAGGAGATGGTGGCGGTCATGGAGGCATGCGCCCGCCACGCATGTAA
- a CDS encoding GNAT family N-acetyltransferase yields MITFEKLTSENIDIIVAMMQDFYAIDGYDIDPIVSRENFRIFLDDEKLGQSWLIKENDLVLGYIIVVYFFSFEFKGTVALLDELYLNADARGKGLGKKAVEFVKEYVQDKGCKLVLLEVEPHNLPAQKLYESQGFGFHPRNIMRYGIKNN; encoded by the coding sequence ATGATCACATTTGAAAAATTAACGTCTGAAAATATTGATATCATTGTTGCTATGATGCAAGATTTTTATGCAATTGATGGATATGATATCGATCCTATTGTAAGCCGAGAAAATTTTAGAATTTTTCTTGACGATGAAAAGCTGGGGCAGTCTTGGCTAATTAAAGAAAATGATTTAGTCCTGGGGTATATTATTGTTGTTTATTTCTTTAGCTTTGAATTTAAGGGAACGGTAGCTTTGCTGGACGAATTATATTTAAATGCTGATGCAAGAGGCAAAGGTTTAGGTAAAAAGGCTGTTGAGTTTGTCAAAGAATATGTTCAGGACAAGGGCTGTAAATTGGTTCTGCTAGAGGTTGAACCGCATAACTTACCGGCACAAAAATTATATGAAAGTCAAGGTTTTGGTTTTCATCCTAGAAATATAATGCGATATGGCATTAAAAATAATTAA
- a CDS encoding M16 family metallopeptidase, with product MEYEIIRLSNGIRVVFQPQNLPITHACMLINAGSRDEKEGKFGVAHFIEHLLFKRTERRSTNQILNHLEAVGGDLNAYTTKEYTCVHASFLTPYLDKALDLFEDIFFHSTFPEEELDKEKSVIVDEMASYLDSPEESIVDDFEDLLFKGAGLGHNILGLEDQLLALTKSDIHDFIQSNYDTNEIVISITGNYTVKQVERLANKIFASVAENKIQRERNDVVAVPVSHVEIPKPINQVHYMVGAHAYSFRDDRKTGLLLLNNMLGGMGMSSILNLSIREKYGIAYTIESNYTMFSDSGLFSIYLGTDEEKIEKAKTLVFRELNKFCEKEMSAVQLQKAKRKFIGQIALSEENRMSMIIAAAKNVMDYNQIIELDVIIDKIKAISTTELLETSREILDPARMTSLSFVPES from the coding sequence ATGGAATACGAAATAATACGCTTATCCAATGGTATCCGTGTGGTTTTTCAACCGCAAAACCTACCGATTACACATGCTTGTATGTTAATCAATGCAGGGTCAAGAGATGAAAAAGAAGGTAAATTTGGCGTTGCACATTTTATTGAGCACCTACTTTTTAAAAGAACTGAACGTAGAAGTACGAATCAGATTTTAAACCATTTGGAAGCTGTTGGTGGAGATCTTAATGCCTATACGACAAAAGAATATACATGTGTACATGCATCATTTTTGACCCCGTATTTGGATAAAGCTTTAGATCTATTTGAGGATATCTTTTTTCATTCGACTTTTCCTGAGGAGGAATTAGATAAAGAGAAATCGGTTATTGTCGATGAAATGGCTTCTTATCTGGACAGTCCTGAAGAATCTATTGTAGATGATTTTGAAGATCTATTATTCAAAGGAGCTGGTTTGGGGCATAATATACTCGGTCTTGAGGATCAATTGTTGGCACTTACAAAAAGCGATATTCATGATTTTATTCAGTCAAATTACGATACAAATGAAATCGTGATTTCGATTACAGGAAATTATACGGTTAAACAGGTCGAAAGGCTTGCCAATAAAATTTTTGCATCCGTTGCTGAAAATAAAATTCAGCGGGAGAGGAATGATGTTGTTGCGGTGCCTGTATCGCATGTCGAGATTCCTAAACCAATTAATCAGGTCCATTATATGGTCGGTGCACATGCATATAGTTTTAGAGACGACCGAAAAACAGGTTTATTGTTATTAAATAATATGCTGGGAGGAATGGGGATGAGTTCGATATTGAATCTTTCCATTCGTGAAAAATATGGAATAGCTTATACAATCGAATCTAATTATACCATGTTTTCAGATTCGGGCTTATTTAGTATTTATTTGGGAACAGATGAAGAAAAGATAGAGAAAGCAAAAACACTTGTTTTTAGGGAGCTTAATAAATTTTGTGAAAAGGAGATGAGTGCTGTACAGCTTCAGAAAGCAAAACGCAAATTTATCGGTCAGATCGCACTTTCAGAGGAAAACAGGATGAGCATGATCATTGCTGCGGCAAAGAATGTGATGGACTACAACCAGATTATTGAACTAGATGTTATTATTGATAAAATAAAAGCGATTTCAACGACAGAATTATTGGAAACATCACGGGAGATTTTAGATCCCGCTCGCATGACATCACTGAGTTTTGTTCCTGAATCTTAG